A single window of Sphaerodactylus townsendi isolate TG3544 linkage group LG05, MPM_Stown_v2.3, whole genome shotgun sequence DNA harbors:
- the LOC125433439 gene encoding LOW QUALITY PROTEIN: purine nucleoside phosphorylase-like (The sequence of the model RefSeq protein was modified relative to this genomic sequence to represent the inferred CDS: deleted 1 base in 1 codon), which produces MENFSFEHCRETADWLLGHTKHRPRIAIICGSGLGLFADTLMNQESFPYIDIPNFPLSTVPGHEGCLTFGELQGQPCVCMKGRFHLYEGYPLWKVTFPVRVFKLLGIQILLVTNAAGALGESYCIGDLMIIRDHINLLGLAGQNPLLGPNEERFGPRFPALSDAYDGKLRALAAEVAGHLGYASFVKEGVYCMVGGPNFESVAEARLLHSLGADAVGTNFTAAEIIVARHCGILVDGLWLITNKDLAKESENQEHVRSSQSAGRVEPEAEFPHPPGACWEHLWAGWNQMQSSEKLGGHPEGQPDLSQSGDSECSENSPLDLRGHPGEDCDWVLPDSKSNPP; this is translated from the exons ATGGAAAACTTCAG TTTTGAGCACTGCAGAGAGACAGCGGACTGGCTACTGGGACACACGAAGCATCGGCCCAGAATCGCCATTATCTGTGGGTCTGGACTGGGCCTCTTTGCTGACACCTTGATGAACCAGGAGTCTTTCCCATACATCGATATCCCCAACTTTCCTCTCAGCACAG TGCCCGGCCATGAAGGATGTCTCACCTTCGGGGAGCTGCAGGGTCAGCCGTGCGTTTGCATGAAGGGGCGCTTTCACCTGTATGAGGGATACCCTCTTTGGAAG GTCACCTTCCCGGTCCGGGTATTTAAACTCTTGGGCATACAGATTCTGCTGGTGACCAATGCAGCTGGAGCATTGGGGGAGTCGTATTGCATCGGGGACCTCATGATTATCCGGGACCACATCAACTTGCTGGGCTTGGCAGGGCAAAACCCGTTGCTGGGCCCCAACGAAGAGAG GTTTGGACCCCGTTTCCCTGCCCTTTCCGATGCCTACGACGGGAAGCTCCGTGCGTTGGCAGCGGAGGTTGCAGGGCACCTTGGATACGCCTCCTTCGTCAAGGAGGGCGTCTACTGCATGGTTGGAGGCCCCAACTTTGAATCCGTTGCGGAGGCCCGGTTGCTGCACTCACTGGGGGCAGACGCTGTGG GAACAAATTTCACCGCAGCCGAGATCATCGTGGCCCGGCACTGTGGAATTCTG GTCGACGGCCTATGGCTGATCACTAACAAAGATTTAGCCAAGGAGTCTGAAAACCAGGAGCACGTCAGATCATCTCAGAGTGCTGGGAGGGTGGAGCCAGAGGCGGAGTTTCCACACCCTCCGGGGGCCTGCTGGGAGCACTTGTGGGCGGGTTGGAACCAAATGCAGTCATCAGAAAAGCTTGGCGGCCACCCAGAGGGACAGCCGGACCTGAGCCAGAGTGGAGACTCTGAATGCTCCGAAAACTCCCCTCTGGACTTGAGGGGCCACCcaggagaggactgtgactgggtTTTGCCAGACTCTAAGTCAAATCCACCATAG